From the genome of Oncorhynchus tshawytscha isolate Ot180627B linkage group LG31, Otsh_v2.0, whole genome shotgun sequence, one region includes:
- the LOC112229998 gene encoding dolichol-phosphate mannosyltransferase subunit 3 produces the protein MTKLLEWVFGVSVIGAAWALVTFDLLNLRLPVAYKEVAWPMPVYLLVVFGCYSLATVGYRVATFNDCEEASKELQDQIKEAKEDLRKKGLKM, from the coding sequence ATGACCAAGCTCCTGGAGTGGGTGTTTGGCGTTTCGGTAATAGGTGCAGCATGGGCTCTCGTGACTTTTGACCTTCTGAACTTGAGGCTCCCAGTGGCCTACAAGGAGGTGGCCTGGCCCATGCCTGTGTATCTGCTGGTGGTGTTCGGCTGCTACTCCTTGGCTACTGTGGGATACAGGGTGGCCACCTTCAACGACTGTGAGGAGGCATCCAAAGAACTACAGGATCAGATAAAGGAGGCCAAGGAGGACCTTAGGAAAAAAGGGTTGAAGATGTGA